One window of the Acaryochloris sp. CCMEE 5410 genome contains the following:
- a CDS encoding ATP-binding protein: protein MKLKTKILLGYGAVLTLVIFVGTWGIINLRRLGLASDAILQENYRSIVAAGEMIAALERQDSASLLVILRNEKAGQQQFRQYEIQFLQWLGRAKDNITISSEQQLLTAIETEYQNYLVAFANLPDASEPSPADNTRYYYQTLLPQFRRVYTKSNDLKSLNQNTMVAASQQAQSIATQATGSMILVGTIAAALGLGFSLILSDRITHPLRLMIGATHQIAEGDYDITIPVQTRDEVGQLAQEITVMGRKLKAFHRLNVGKVIAERRRNDAIIHSIADGLVVIDDAFQVIAINPIAARILNVVPEQARGSSFRALVQNEDLCEYMQTTLSTGHPPELDPSQAILERHQNQQDQYYQFAITPVTTEGNEKLGVILLLQDITRLKEVDRLKSEFVATASHELRTPLTGMSMSMGLLLETAQEKLSESELELLQTAESDVQRLRALVNDLLDLSKIESGKIRLDIAPVEVSLLIEKALSAFKIQAQKQGVELMPILPDGLPLVRADANKITWVLTNLIANALRYTERGGKIEVIVSPRIDVLHLSVRDDGAGIPLGYQAKIFDKFVQVETEKDIGGSGLGLAICKEIVKANDGSIWVESTPGQGSTFTFTLPIAHRSSSSIGV from the coding sequence ATGAAACTTAAGACCAAGATCTTGTTGGGATATGGTGCGGTGCTCACCTTAGTGATATTTGTCGGCACCTGGGGCATCATTAACCTCCGTCGTTTGGGTCTAGCCAGTGATGCGATCTTGCAAGAAAACTACCGCAGCATTGTAGCAGCGGGGGAGATGATCGCTGCATTAGAACGACAAGACAGCGCCAGCCTATTAGTCATCCTCCGCAATGAAAAGGCAGGACAGCAGCAATTTCGTCAATATGAAATCCAATTTTTACAGTGGCTGGGGCGGGCCAAAGATAACATTACGATTTCTAGTGAACAGCAACTTCTGACGGCCATTGAAACGGAATATCAAAACTATTTAGTGGCTTTTGCCAACCTGCCAGACGCCTCTGAACCCTCTCCCGCAGACAACACCCGCTACTATTACCAGACGTTACTCCCCCAGTTTCGTAGAGTCTATACCAAGAGTAATGACCTCAAAAGTTTAAACCAAAACACCATGGTGGCAGCGTCTCAGCAAGCGCAATCCATTGCCACCCAAGCCACTGGGTCGATGATCCTTGTGGGAACTATCGCGGCTGCTTTAGGACTAGGCTTCAGTCTTATTCTCTCCGATCGCATTACCCATCCCTTGCGACTGATGATAGGAGCCACCCACCAGATTGCAGAGGGAGACTATGACATTACCATTCCGGTTCAAACCCGAGATGAAGTGGGCCAACTGGCTCAAGAAATCACAGTTATGGGTCGCAAGCTCAAAGCCTTTCACCGACTGAACGTTGGCAAGGTGATTGCTGAACGGCGACGCAATGACGCCATTATTCACAGTATTGCCGATGGACTAGTGGTTATAGACGACGCATTTCAGGTGATTGCGATTAATCCCATCGCGGCTCGTATCCTGAACGTTGTGCCAGAACAAGCGCGGGGAAGCTCTTTCCGCGCCCTTGTCCAAAATGAGGACCTATGCGAATACATGCAGACGACATTATCGACCGGTCATCCGCCCGAATTAGATCCATCTCAAGCGATTTTGGAGCGCCATCAAAATCAACAAGACCAGTATTATCAATTTGCGATTACCCCGGTCACCACAGAGGGTAACGAAAAGTTGGGGGTCATTTTACTGCTACAGGATATTACTCGACTGAAAGAAGTGGATCGCCTGAAAAGCGAGTTTGTGGCGACCGCCTCCCACGAATTACGAACACCCCTGACAGGCATGAGTATGAGTATGGGGTTATTGTTGGAAACCGCTCAAGAGAAACTATCTGAGTCAGAACTAGAACTGCTGCAGACCGCTGAAAGTGATGTTCAGCGACTCCGAGCCCTAGTCAATGACCTCTTGGATTTATCGAAAATTGAGTCTGGCAAAATCAGGTTAGACATTGCACCAGTCGAAGTATCTCTATTGATTGAGAAAGCCCTCTCAGCCTTCAAAATCCAAGCCCAAAAGCAAGGGGTGGAGCTGATGCCTATCCTGCCTGATGGCCTTCCCCTCGTTAGAGCTGATGCCAATAAAATCACTTGGGTGCTTACCAATCTGATTGCCAATGCTCTCCGCTATACCGAAAGAGGGGGAAAGATTGAGGTCATAGTCTCTCCTCGGATAGATGTCCTCCATCTCTCTGTTCGAGATGATGGAGCTGGCATCCCCTTAGGGTATCAAGCCAAAATTTTCGACAAATTTGTCCAAGTAGAAACCGAAAAAGATATAGGAGGCAGCGGCTTGGGACTTGCCATTTGCAAAGAGATCGTTAAAGCCAATGACGGATCGATTTGGGTGGAGTCAACGCCAGGACAAGGCAGCACATTCACCTTTACCTTACCCATCGCCCATCGTTCTTCATCTTCAATAGGAGTGTAA
- a CDS encoding YihY/virulence factor BrkB family protein, giving the protein MSIDSVFWLLKVTGLEWQRDKASRLAAALAYYTAFSLAPVLVIVIAIASLAFGQRTVQGEVMEQFQDWLGADGAAIIRVMVRGTQLSGSGIRATLTSLVLLFVGATGLFTNLKDALNTIWKIQPKPDRGWQGFVRDRILAFVMVLGVGLVLILTLGISTGLTAVGNSASTYISHWIYVGRILDAVFSLSVITLIVALIYKILPDVNIQWSDVWIGAFLTSLLFALGKFFISLYLSKNSLSSTYGAAGSLAVILLWVNYTAQIFFFGAELTKVYTNRFGSQIRPARYATALQDPMELEQPAPSNLAAPPFSSPTSNHRWSKVGKHWLSKVFRRNAPRS; this is encoded by the coding sequence ATGTCCATTGATAGCGTATTTTGGTTGCTCAAGGTGACCGGGCTAGAGTGGCAACGAGATAAAGCATCCCGGTTAGCAGCGGCGTTGGCCTACTATACGGCTTTTTCCCTCGCCCCTGTTTTAGTAATTGTGATTGCGATCGCAAGTTTAGCCTTCGGCCAACGGACTGTCCAAGGAGAAGTCATGGAACAGTTCCAGGACTGGCTGGGGGCAGATGGGGCTGCCATTATTCGAGTGATGGTTCGCGGCACTCAGTTATCAGGCTCGGGGATACGCGCAACCTTGACTAGCCTAGTATTGCTGTTTGTCGGGGCAACAGGATTGTTTACCAACCTCAAAGACGCACTCAATACAATCTGGAAAATTCAGCCTAAACCAGATCGGGGATGGCAGGGATTTGTGCGCGATCGCATCTTGGCATTTGTAATGGTATTGGGGGTCGGCTTGGTCTTGATCCTGACCTTGGGGATTAGCACGGGGTTGACGGCAGTTGGCAATAGCGCCAGCACTTATATTAGCCATTGGATCTACGTGGGACGCATCCTAGATGCTGTATTTTCCTTGAGCGTCATCACCTTAATCGTGGCCTTAATCTACAAGATCTTGCCTGATGTCAATATCCAATGGAGCGATGTCTGGATTGGTGCGTTCCTGACCTCTTTGTTATTTGCCTTAGGCAAATTCTTCATCAGCCTGTATCTGAGTAAAAATAGCCTTAGCTCTACCTACGGAGCGGCAGGCTCCTTAGCGGTTATCCTGTTGTGGGTTAATTACACCGCTCAAATTTTCTTTTTCGGTGCAGAGTTGACCAAAGTGTATACCAACCGCTTTGGTTCCCAGATTCGTCCTGCCCGTTATGCCACCGCTCTCCAAGATCCGATGGAACTCGAACAGCCAGCCCCGAGTAACTTAGCCGCCCCCCCCTTCTCTTCCCCCACTTCAAACCATCGGTGGTCTAAAGTGGGGAAGCATTGGTTGAGCAAAGTATTTCGCCGTAATGCCCCCCGTTCATGA
- a CDS encoding IS630 family transposase, whose translation MPRKLYLEPHFSPDELKSHYRASQDPVESRRWHLLWLVSEQTTLTQAAQVVGLNYDYAREIVREYNHNGAHGLRNRRKDKRPHQSRSLLTQDQCAQLLTRLQTPPADGGLWNGPKVAQVIAQMTGVDKVWPQRGWDYLKRLEQSLQCPRPHHRKGEPEAQAAFKKLPKYKAELERRYPNAQVEVWSLDEHRLGLKPIIRKIWAPVGQRPIAEVDHRYEWTYLYGFVHPATGNTEWFILPRVNGEWFNQALQSFAQQVGAGKHKQILLVLDGAGWHTCKNLVVPKGIHLKVLPPYSPELQPAERLWRLADEPLANRCFETLDELEDVLEQRCRTLMTMQSDIQALTHYHWWPA comes from the coding sequence ATGCCAAGAAAACTATATCTCGAACCCCATTTTTCGCCTGACGAGCTGAAGTCTCATTATCGAGCCAGCCAAGACCCAGTAGAATCGCGCCGCTGGCATCTGCTGTGGCTCGTCAGTGAGCAAACAACGCTAACTCAAGCAGCCCAAGTGGTCGGTCTCAACTACGATTACGCTCGAGAAATCGTCAGGGAGTATAACCACAATGGCGCCCATGGGTTACGCAACCGACGCAAAGATAAGCGACCTCATCAATCTCGCAGTCTTCTGACTCAAGACCAATGTGCACAATTGTTGACTCGTCTACAAACCCCACCCGCCGACGGTGGTCTATGGAACGGCCCCAAAGTAGCCCAGGTCATCGCTCAGATGACAGGAGTCGATAAGGTTTGGCCCCAACGCGGTTGGGACTATCTCAAGCGATTGGAGCAGTCCCTGCAATGCCCACGTCCTCACCACCGTAAAGGTGAACCAGAGGCCCAAGCCGCTTTTAAAAAACTGCCTAAGTACAAAGCAGAATTGGAGCGACGCTACCCTAATGCTCAGGTCGAAGTTTGGTCCTTGGATGAACATCGTTTAGGCCTTAAACCCATTATTCGAAAGATTTGGGCGCCTGTGGGTCAGCGTCCAATTGCTGAGGTGGACCATCGCTATGAATGGACCTATCTGTATGGATTCGTTCATCCCGCAACTGGCAATACCGAATGGTTCATTCTGCCTCGGGTCAATGGAGAATGGTTTAATCAAGCCCTACAAAGCTTTGCTCAGCAAGTTGGAGCGGGAAAGCACAAACAGATTCTTCTCGTTCTCGATGGAGCCGGATGGCATACCTGTAAAAATCTGGTGGTACCTAAAGGCATTCATCTGAAGGTTTTACCCCCCTATTCTCCAGAGCTACAGCCCGCTGAACGGTTGTGGCGGCTAGCGGATGAACCACTGGCCAATCGATGCTTTGAGACCCTGGATGAGTTGGAAGATGTGCTCGAGCAGCGCTGTCGAACTTTAATGACAATGCAATCAGACATTCAAGCTCTCACTCACTACCATTGGTGGCCAGCTTGA
- a CDS encoding TrkH family potassium uptake protein: MQKYLVQRYRAILGYTGLICLISGLTILAPLLVLPVYPEEMLFAWGYLLPGLTLTLVGALGWRSLAPKSAFSLTLPEGAVIVVLAWVISILTSTFPLMATAGLTFTQAVFEATSGWTTTGLSVVDVEQATHLTLLFRSVIELVGGAGLAIVTLSALAGPVGASLPAAEGRTEQLAPNVRRSAKLVLTIYSGYVAVGVVALRLAGMGWFDAVNHSFAALSTGGFSTRADSIGYWNSPAIEAVTIVLMLGGTLNFVTSYLLLTGRFQAVRKNGEIRLQALLIPASTALLFFGVTTPLYPAASKAFRVALFEMVSALSTTGFSTVGYADWSSLGWLLMIALMLIGGGAGSTAGGIKQYRIYILYRALLWEVKRMMLPQRAVTEPRAWQGENQHFLSDALIRQVSVLVFFYLLIFGVGSCVTVAYGYPLPDSLFEFASTLSTVGLSVGVTAADAPTGLLWTQTAGMFLGRLEFFTIFIGCIRLFRDMPALLRF, encoded by the coding sequence ATGCAAAAATACCTTGTTCAGCGTTATCGAGCTATTCTCGGCTATACCGGGCTGATTTGTTTGATCTCCGGTCTGACGATTTTGGCCCCCCTATTGGTCCTGCCCGTATACCCTGAAGAGATGCTCTTTGCCTGGGGCTATCTATTACCTGGCCTAACTTTAACCCTCGTGGGGGCTTTGGGGTGGAGGAGCTTAGCACCAAAATCTGCCTTCAGTTTAACCCTGCCAGAAGGTGCGGTGATTGTGGTTTTAGCTTGGGTGATTTCCATCCTCACCAGTACTTTTCCTCTGATGGCCACGGCAGGACTGACCTTTACCCAAGCGGTGTTTGAGGCTACTAGTGGATGGACGACCACGGGCTTATCCGTGGTGGATGTGGAACAAGCTACCCACCTCACCTTGCTGTTTCGCAGTGTGATTGAACTAGTGGGAGGAGCGGGCCTAGCCATTGTCACCCTCAGTGCCCTTGCCGGACCCGTAGGTGCCAGCCTCCCCGCTGCCGAAGGTCGGACCGAGCAACTGGCCCCCAATGTGCGTCGCTCTGCCAAATTGGTATTAACGATTTACTCCGGCTATGTCGCGGTTGGCGTTGTAGCTCTACGTCTAGCGGGGATGGGCTGGTTTGATGCAGTGAATCATTCTTTTGCCGCCTTATCTACTGGGGGCTTTTCGACTCGGGCGGATTCAATTGGCTATTGGAATAGCCCTGCTATTGAAGCGGTAACCATTGTGCTGATGCTAGGGGGCACCTTGAATTTCGTCACCAGTTACCTCCTATTGACAGGGCGGTTCCAGGCCGTCCGCAAGAACGGTGAAATTCGATTACAGGCCCTCCTGATTCCGGCTTCAACGGCCCTGCTCTTTTTCGGCGTCACGACTCCCTTGTATCCTGCTGCAAGCAAAGCGTTTCGGGTGGCCCTATTTGAGATGGTATCGGCCTTATCCACCACAGGATTTTCTACGGTAGGGTATGCCGATTGGAGCAGCCTAGGCTGGCTGTTGATGATCGCTTTAATGCTCATTGGGGGTGGGGCAGGGTCCACGGCAGGGGGAATTAAGCAATATCGCATCTATATCCTCTATCGCGCGCTGCTGTGGGAGGTTAAACGGATGATGCTTCCCCAACGGGCAGTCACCGAACCCCGAGCTTGGCAGGGCGAAAACCAACACTTTCTCAGTGATGCCTTAATCCGCCAAGTTAGCGTCCTGGTATTTTTCTATTTGCTGATATTTGGGGTAGGCAGTTGCGTGACCGTTGCCTACGGCTATCCGTTGCCCGATAGTTTATTTGAGTTTGCCAGTACCCTCAGCACCGTCGGCCTATCCGTGGGCGTCACCGCTGCCGATGCTCCTACAGGCTTACTGTGGACCCAAACAGCGGGGATGTTTCTAGGACGGTTAGAATTTTTCACTATCTTTATCGGCTGTATACGGCTCTTCCGAGATATGCCAGCGCTATTGCGTTTTTAG
- a CDS encoding RNA polymerase sigma factor, RpoD/SigA family, which produces MQSTRKYQADRATTDLVRNYLHEIGRIPLLTHEQEVLYGKQVQQMKMLLARKVELEEINPTSISQADWAQAVELTESELEQALVQGQRAKNKMIQANLRLVVSVAKQYLRRNMELLDLIQEGSLGLERGVDKFDPSKGYRFSTYAYWWIRQAMTRAIAQQSRTIRLPVHIVEQLNKIKKHQRILAQQLGRQATPHELAVQLKMETEKVKRYLKLSRRTLSLDIRMGDQQDTALMDLLEDETSISPDDYVTQNALIQDIQAVFAELSPLQQDVLTLRFGLGDGEPLSFAKIGDRLNLSRERIRRLINQALDHIRQHHSEDFQEYLAS; this is translated from the coding sequence ATGCAAAGTACTCGAAAATACCAGGCCGACCGGGCAACAACGGACTTGGTTCGTAACTATCTTCATGAAATCGGTCGAATTCCGCTGCTCACCCATGAGCAAGAGGTGCTGTATGGTAAGCAGGTGCAGCAGATGAAGATGCTGTTGGCTCGTAAAGTTGAGCTGGAAGAAATTAACCCAACGTCCATCTCTCAAGCAGATTGGGCGCAGGCCGTTGAGCTAACCGAATCTGAATTGGAGCAGGCTTTGGTCCAAGGTCAACGCGCTAAGAACAAGATGATTCAGGCAAATTTACGGCTGGTTGTTTCCGTTGCTAAACAATACCTGCGACGCAATATGGAACTGCTCGATTTAATTCAAGAGGGCAGCTTGGGATTAGAACGCGGCGTGGATAAGTTTGACCCGTCTAAAGGCTATCGATTTTCTACCTATGCGTATTGGTGGATCCGTCAAGCCATGACTCGTGCGATCGCACAGCAGTCTCGTACCATTCGTCTTCCTGTTCATATTGTTGAACAGCTCAACAAGATCAAAAAACATCAACGGATTCTTGCCCAACAGTTGGGACGGCAAGCCACTCCCCATGAACTTGCGGTTCAGTTAAAGATGGAAACTGAGAAAGTCAAAAGATATCTCAAGCTTTCTCGCCGAACCCTGTCTTTGGACATACGGATGGGTGATCAGCAGGACACAGCGCTTATGGATCTGCTGGAGGATGAAACATCGATTTCACCTGATGATTACGTCACTCAGAATGCTTTAATTCAGGATATTCAAGCTGTCTTTGCAGAGTTGTCTCCGTTGCAGCAGGATGTGCTAACGTTGCGCTTTGGTCTAGGGGATGGGGAGCCATTATCTTTTGCAAAAATTGGCGATCGACTCAATTTAAGTCGTGAGCGGATTAGACGGCTCATCAATCAAGCCTTAGATCATATTCGTCAACATCACAGCGAAGATTTTCAGGAATACTTAGCTAGCTAG
- a CDS encoding TrkA family potassium uptake protein: MTNSQYIVIVGCGRLGSILANRLSSDGNSIVVIDQDEQHFSKLSTAFSGFRVVGDAVESAILKRAKTDQADCFFAVTDQDNINLMVAQIAKEIFQVPTVLARVYDPAREQSYRDLGITTISPTQLSAQAFLDNLKQGVQV, from the coding sequence ATGACAAATTCTCAATACATTGTCATCGTTGGCTGTGGCCGTCTTGGCTCTATCCTTGCCAATCGCTTAAGTAGTGACGGAAATAGCATCGTAGTGATCGACCAAGACGAACAGCATTTTTCCAAACTATCCACGGCTTTTAGTGGCTTTCGGGTGGTCGGTGATGCGGTGGAGTCAGCGATCCTAAAGCGCGCCAAAACCGACCAAGCCGACTGTTTTTTTGCCGTCACCGACCAAGATAATATCAACTTAATGGTGGCTCAAATCGCTAAAGAGATTTTTCAAGTTCCGACAGTGCTGGCTCGGGTGTATGACCCCGCTCGGGAGCAAAGTTACCGGGACCTGGGCATCACAACGATTAGCCCTACCCAACTATCCGCCCAGGCATTTTTGGACAACCTCAAGCAAGGGGTGCAGGTATGA
- a CDS encoding TrkA family potassium uptake protein codes for MKLILIGSGKLAYFLTRQFASKGYELTLICSDREDALNLSRQFKATVILGDGSDPAVLQDAEAYRADILLALTSQDQDNLVACQIAQQQFGITETLAIVNDPDNLDIFEKLGVTIAFSATEIIAHLLEQHLEFENIKNITPVAAGDINVMEVTLTNDSPAVGKTLQELEVSSQAQITCIVRNQYITMPKRWTRLQTADHLIVVSRPEYAGQFLRVLTGKEA; via the coding sequence ATGAAGCTAATCCTAATCGGTAGCGGCAAACTCGCCTACTTTTTAACCCGACAATTTGCCAGTAAAGGCTACGAACTTACTTTAATTTGCTCGGATAGAGAGGATGCCCTCAACCTTTCCCGCCAGTTTAAAGCCACCGTCATTCTCGGAGATGGAAGCGATCCAGCCGTTCTCCAGGATGCAGAAGCTTACAGGGCTGATATTTTGCTGGCTTTGACCTCTCAAGACCAGGATAATTTGGTGGCTTGCCAAATCGCCCAACAGCAATTCGGCATCACCGAAACGCTAGCCATTGTCAACGATCCAGACAACCTGGATATCTTTGAAAAGCTAGGGGTCACCATTGCCTTCTCCGCCACCGAGATCATTGCCCATCTGCTAGAACAGCATTTGGAATTTGAAAATATTAAAAATATTACGCCTGTCGCGGCAGGAGACATCAACGTTATGGAAGTGACCCTTACGAACGATAGCCCTGCGGTGGGCAAAACTCTGCAAGAGCTGGAAGTTTCCAGCCAAGCCCAGATTACCTGTATTGTCCGTAACCAATACATCACTATGCCCAAGCGATGGACGCGATTACAAACCGCGGATCACCTGATTGTGGTGAGTCGCCCCGAATATGCTGGGCAGTTTCTGAGAGTGTTAACGGGTAAAGAAGCCTAA
- a CDS encoding TIGR00341 family protein, with amino-acid sequence MSKLQSYLSKSRRSLHSAQKEVSEFWNQNSGDWSWAAEKPRPIAAVNRSLWKSSVPSLSFYAMLGLSSVIATLGLLAGSTAVIIGAMIIAPLMGSIIGMAYAIVVGNRRLLKRSALTTFKGIILAILAATLITLLFGLTQTNMEILARVRPTLIDLGVALAAGAAGAFAISRRQVENALSGVAISVALVPPLSVIGIGIAWWNVRVALGASILFATNLTGIIFSGALVFLWQQYGSLERAKKGLFAGFLALFLLGIPLGLSLRNILVEEHVHRQVAALLRRQTLTFADTEIKNIDVQPQLNGLRVELEVAAKADSISQYQVRLVRQFLTEQLGQPIQLKVRVVPTEIFEELSLH; translated from the coding sequence ATGTCTAAGCTGCAAAGTTATCTCAGTAAAAGCCGCCGAAGCTTGCACTCAGCGCAAAAAGAAGTCTCTGAGTTTTGGAATCAAAATAGTGGCGATTGGAGTTGGGCTGCTGAGAAACCTAGACCCATTGCAGCGGTAAATCGAAGTTTATGGAAAAGCTCCGTCCCTTCCCTTAGCTTCTATGCCATGTTGGGTTTGTCCAGCGTCATTGCCACCCTAGGACTCCTTGCAGGTAGCACCGCCGTCATTATTGGGGCCATGATTATTGCCCCTTTGATGGGCTCCATTATTGGTATGGCCTATGCCATTGTGGTGGGCAACCGTCGTCTCCTCAAGCGGTCTGCCCTAACAACCTTTAAAGGGATTATCCTTGCCATCCTAGCGGCAACGCTGATTACGCTACTATTTGGCTTGACCCAGACCAATATGGAAATTTTGGCTCGGGTGCGGCCCACCCTGATTGATTTAGGCGTCGCCCTAGCGGCTGGAGCGGCAGGCGCTTTCGCGATTTCTCGCCGTCAAGTCGAAAATGCCTTATCAGGCGTGGCTATTTCTGTGGCTCTGGTTCCCCCCTTAAGCGTGATTGGGATTGGCATTGCTTGGTGGAATGTTCGCGTAGCATTAGGGGCCAGTATTCTGTTTGCTACCAACTTAACGGGCATTATCTTCAGTGGGGCACTGGTCTTTCTCTGGCAGCAGTACGGTTCCCTTGAACGAGCAAAGAAGGGCTTATTTGCCGGGTTTCTAGCCCTGTTTCTACTCGGCATACCGTTGGGTTTGTCGCTCCGCAATATCCTGGTGGAAGAGCATGTACACCGACAGGTAGCTGCCCTTCTGCGTCGACAGACCCTGACCTTTGCCGATACGGAAATCAAAAATATTGATGTGCAGCCTCAGCTAAATGGTTTGCGGGTGGAATTAGAAGTAGCAGCTAAGGCAGACTCCATTTCCCAATACCAAGTCCGACTGGTGAGACAATTTTTGACAGAACAGTTAGGACAGCCCATTCAATTAAAAGTACGGGTCGTTCCTACCGAAATTTTTGAAGAATTATCTCTACACTGA
- a CDS encoding sigma-54 dependent transcriptional regulator — protein MSKPKILVVDDEKSIRLTIAQSLEPQGYSVDTAVNGHDALDQLQKETFDLLLTDLKMPGMEGTTLIEEAIQLQADLQIIVISAHGTVDNAVEVMKLGAVDFIQKPFTPNEIRELVKQVLDRKTRAEDASSFDSLMESAKYQASQRQLEDAIATVKEAIGVDPSQPSAFVLLGQLQESLGDRLEGIKNYRVALDLDPTHQDAQKNLDRATTSTFRPSLS, from the coding sequence ATGTCTAAACCCAAAATATTGGTGGTGGATGACGAGAAGAGTATCCGGCTAACCATTGCTCAGTCCCTAGAACCCCAAGGATATAGCGTTGACACAGCAGTCAATGGCCATGATGCCCTAGATCAACTGCAAAAAGAGACCTTTGATTTGCTCCTCACGGATTTAAAGATGCCAGGAATGGAGGGCACAACGTTAATCGAAGAGGCTATCCAGCTCCAGGCCGACCTGCAAATTATCGTCATCTCCGCCCATGGCACGGTGGACAATGCTGTAGAGGTGATGAAGCTCGGTGCAGTTGACTTTATTCAAAAACCCTTCACCCCTAATGAAATTCGCGAACTCGTAAAGCAGGTGCTAGACCGTAAAACCAGAGCGGAAGATGCTTCTAGCTTCGACAGCCTGATGGAGTCTGCTAAATACCAAGCCAGTCAACGCCAATTAGAGGATGCGATCGCAACCGTAAAAGAAGCCATCGGGGTTGACCCATCTCAGCCCTCCGCCTTTGTCTTACTCGGACAACTCCAGGAATCCCTCGGCGATCGCTTAGAAGGCATCAAAAACTACCGAGTTGCCTTGGACCTCGATCCCACCCACCAGGACGCGCAAAAAAATCTGGATCGGGCTACCACATCCACCTTCAGACCTTCCCTCAGTTAA